A window of the Parvularcula bermudensis HTCC2503 genome harbors these coding sequences:
- a CDS encoding helix-turn-helix transcriptional regulator yields the protein MITNERQYKITRTQADKFRKALDELSKTHELKADLHPRLARAEREALESQLQDLTDELEAYDALQSSEASIIEINDFSELADGLIKARIASGLTQQDLAERVGLKPQQIQRYEAERYAGASLTRLIEIVKALGVRISNDIFVPFSPSGFDGLVKKLSQVGVDRDFLTARLMDPRDTAIVQDELTYGPEEEAVSIGRTTDVLSRIYGWDRASLFSAPPLAPPAMAAAEARFKMPARREHSETSAYAAYAHYLALVVLSAVREAPAKVIPEDPVVMRRSIIDAYGSVSLVSCLRFAWDLGVPVLPLNDGGTFHGACWRVASRNVVVLKQRSPHQARWLFDLLHELYHASQFPDRERFEVIELDETSAERRESDEEIMASQYAGEVALDGRADEIAQLCVSAAGGSVQRLKGVVPRIADQESVDLGALANYLAFRLSWQGINWWGAAANLQRTDQDPWMIARDIFFERFPFEQTDQIDRGLLERALEKG from the coding sequence ATGATTACCAATGAGAGACAGTATAAGATTACCCGCACGCAGGCGGACAAGTTTCGCAAGGCGTTGGATGAACTTAGCAAGACACACGAGCTAAAAGCTGATTTGCATCCACGCTTAGCTCGCGCTGAACGAGAAGCGCTAGAGAGCCAACTTCAAGACTTAACTGATGAATTGGAGGCGTATGATGCACTTCAATCTTCCGAAGCCTCGATTATCGAGATCAATGACTTTAGTGAGCTTGCTGACGGCCTTATCAAGGCGCGTATCGCCTCGGGGCTCACTCAACAAGATCTCGCTGAGCGAGTAGGCCTGAAGCCACAACAAATCCAAAGATACGAGGCCGAAAGGTATGCAGGCGCAAGCCTGACCCGCCTGATTGAAATCGTGAAGGCACTTGGTGTCCGTATTTCCAATGATATTTTCGTGCCGTTTTCGCCGAGTGGGTTTGATGGTTTGGTTAAAAAGCTGTCTCAAGTAGGCGTGGACCGCGATTTCTTAACTGCGCGGCTCATGGACCCACGAGACACCGCCATTGTTCAGGACGAGTTGACATACGGTCCAGAAGAAGAAGCGGTTTCCATTGGTCGAACAACCGATGTTCTAAGTAGGATCTACGGATGGGATCGTGCGAGCTTGTTCAGCGCGCCACCCCTTGCCCCCCCAGCCATGGCCGCCGCAGAGGCCCGGTTCAAAATGCCGGCGCGTCGCGAACATTCTGAAACCAGCGCATATGCCGCATACGCACACTATTTGGCGCTCGTTGTCCTTAGTGCTGTACGAGAAGCTCCCGCTAAGGTGATTCCTGAAGATCCAGTTGTTATGCGCCGGTCCATCATCGACGCTTATGGATCAGTATCTCTGGTCTCTTGTTTACGTTTTGCTTGGGACTTGGGCGTTCCAGTTCTACCGCTCAATGACGGCGGAACCTTTCATGGGGCCTGCTGGCGCGTCGCCAGCCGAAACGTCGTCGTGCTGAAACAACGGTCTCCTCATCAGGCACGCTGGTTGTTTGATTTGTTGCATGAGCTTTATCACGCGTCTCAGTTTCCAGACCGGGAACGATTTGAGGTTATTGAGTTAGACGAAACATCAGCGGAGCGTCGAGAATCTGACGAGGAGATCATGGCTAGCCAGTATGCTGGCGAAGTCGCGTTGGATGGACGAGCGGACGAAATCGCGCAGTTGTGTGTTTCTGCAGCAGGCGGAAGTGTACAACGGCTCAAAGGCGTTGTGCCGAGAATAGCGGATCAAGAAAGTGTCGATCTGGGCGCGCTTGCGAATTACCTGGCCTTTCGACTTTCTTGGCAAGGAATTAATTGGTGGGGTGCGGCGGCGAACCTCCAGCGGACCGATCAGGACCCTTGGATGATCGCACGCGATATATTTTTCGAGCGCTTTCCATTTGAACAAACAGATCAAATTGACCGGGGACTGCTCGAACGCGCCCTCGAGAAAGGATGA
- a CDS encoding IS3 family transposase (programmed frameshift), translating to MGRKRRTAEEIIGHLREVEVRLAKGETIGIACRAIGVTEQTYYRWRREYGGLKVDQAKRLKELEKENQRLRKAVSDLTLDKLILSEAAKGKLLSPDRRRKCVDHVTKEHGVSERRACEVVGQHRSTQRKRPSGRPGEKALTGAIIQLAEQYGRYGYRRVTALLRRDGWHVNQKRVYRIWRREGLKVPQKQPKRGRLWLNDGSCVRLRPERPNHVWSYDFVQDRTHDGRVYRMLCIIDEFTRECLSIRVERRLNSQNVLEELSQLFLIHGPPENIRSDNGPEFIATAVRGWLGRLGVTTLYIEPGSPWENGYCESFNSKLRDEFLDREIVYTLKEAKALIEWWRRHYNQLRPHSSLGYNPPAPKTILPAGLPPPYYEGAAA from the exons ATGGGACGGAAGAGACGAACGGCCGAGGAGATCATCGGTCATTTGCGAGAGGTCGAGGTGCGCCTGGCGAAGGGCGAGACCATCGGGATTGCCTGCCGGGCGATCGGTGTGACCGAGCAGACGTACTATAGGTGGCGACGGGAGTATGGCGGTCTGAAGGTCGATCAGGCGAAGCGGCTTAAAGAGCTTGAGAAAGAGAACCAACGCCTACGGAAGGCTGTGTCGGATCTCACGCTGGACAAGCTCATTCTTTCTGAGGCCGCAA AAGGGAAACTTCTGAGCCCCGACCGCCGTCGGAAATGCGTCGATCACGTCACGAAGGAGCATGGCGTCTCAGAGCGCCGTGCCTGCGAGGTGGTGGGTCAGCACCGTTCGACCCAGAGGAAGCGTCCTTCGGGCCGTCCTGGCGAGAAGGCGCTGACCGGTGCCATCATTCAGCTAGCTGAGCAGTATGGCCGCTATGGCTATCGCCGGGTGACTGCATTGCTCCGGCGCGACGGATGGCACGTGAACCAGAAGCGGGTCTATCGCATCTGGCGGCGGGAGGGGCTTAAAGTACCGCAGAAACAACCGAAACGCGGGCGCCTATGGCTGAACGATGGGTCGTGCGTGCGGCTTCGGCCGGAGCGCCCGAACCACGTCTGGAGCTACGACTTCGTCCAGGACCGGACCCATGATGGAAGGGTCTATCGGATGCTCTGCATCATCGACGAGTTCACGAGAGAGTGCCTCTCGATTCGCGTCGAGCGAAGGCTCAACTCGCAAAACGTGCTCGAAGAGCTCTCTCAGCTGTTCCTCATCCACGGGCCACCGGAGAACATTCGCTCCGACAACGGACCAGAGTTCATCGCTACGGCTGTCCGGGGATGGCTCGGCAGGCTGGGCGTGACGACACTGTATATCGAGCCTGGCTCACCATGGGAGAACGGCTATTGCGAGAGCTTCAACTCGAAACTCAGGGACGAGTTCCTGGACCGGGAAATCGTCTATACACTGAAGGAAGCGAAGGCCCTCATCGAGTGGTGGAGGCGCCACTACAATCAGCTGCGGCCACACTCATCGCTGGGGTACAACCCGCCCGCACCGAAGACCATCTTGCCCGCGGGGCTCCCGCCGCCTTACTATGAAGGTGCGGCGGCATGA
- a CDS encoding DUF6932 family protein, giving the protein MSLKIDPATGYLPPGVHETTWSDVELLCGTNSHRQRLLRGLKQALLNLRKAGCKIVLLDGSFVSSKSLPNDYDGAWEPSGVDPDLIDEVLLTFDDGRGLTPRGGPTVALDLAG; this is encoded by the coding sequence ATGTCATTGAAGATTGATCCTGCTACTGGCTACCTTCCGCCTGGCGTTCATGAAACGACATGGTCAGATGTGGAGCTCTTATGTGGTACAAATTCTCACCGACAGCGTCTTTTGCGAGGATTGAAGCAAGCTCTGCTCAACCTTCGTAAAGCTGGGTGTAAGATCGTATTGCTCGATGGAAGCTTCGTTTCATCGAAGTCTCTTCCAAATGATTATGACGGCGCGTGGGAACCATCCGGTGTCGACCCTGATCTGATTGATGAGGTGCTGTTGACGTTCGACGACGGTCGTGGCCTGACCCCACGAGGTGGTCCAACGGTAGCGTTAGACCTGGCAGGTTAG
- the traG gene encoding IncP-type conjugal transfer protein TraG produces MTPTKFLLGQFLLTLLLITCSVWIATQWVAGILDHQPRLGGPWFELAGQPVYKPWRLFQWWYAYDAYAPDVFARAGLIASLGGIAGVVMAIIASLWRARREKNATTYGSARWSSARDVRRSGLLGTSGVVLGRFRGRYLRHAGAEHVMAFAPTRSGKGVGLVIPTLLSWTGNAIIHDIKGENWALTSKWRSDFSRCVRFDPTDLSSSRFNPLLEVRLGAHEVRDAQNVADILVDPDGSLERRSHWDKTAHSLLVGAILHVLYAEDDKSLAGVATLLSDPARPIDDTLERMLEANHLGSRNRPLTHPVVAEAARELLNKSENEKSSVVSTAISFLGLYRDPVVQRATSGSDWRIEDLFRGESPASLYLVVPPSDLSRTKPLMRLILNQIARRLCEELPDGKDRRQTLLMLDEFPALGRLDFFESSLAFMAGYGIRAFLIAQSLNQVEKAYGQNNSILDNCHVRIAFATNDERTAKRISDMLGTTTEQRNQKNYTGHRLAPWLSHVMVSQQETQRPLLTPGEVMQMPADDALIFLASHPPIRAKKLRYYEDRNFTERVGALPVNSAGADAMRFGGYHRSGPSPSDGNSGGLARAVGPDIGDEDEISQDIANEEEHAPQQRGGIQDQIARYYLQVQENGGREL; encoded by the coding sequence ATAACCCCGACAAAGTTTCTACTGGGGCAGTTCCTGCTGACGCTTTTGCTGATCACCTGTTCGGTGTGGATAGCGACGCAGTGGGTGGCGGGTATTCTGGACCATCAACCGCGTTTGGGCGGACCCTGGTTCGAGCTTGCGGGTCAGCCAGTATACAAGCCGTGGCGGCTGTTCCAGTGGTGGTATGCCTATGATGCTTATGCGCCAGACGTGTTTGCGCGTGCGGGTTTGATTGCCTCGCTGGGTGGCATCGCCGGTGTTGTAATGGCGATCATCGCGTCGCTCTGGCGGGCACGACGCGAGAAGAATGCGACGACCTATGGCTCTGCGCGCTGGTCATCGGCGCGGGACGTTCGGCGATCTGGTCTGCTTGGTACGTCTGGCGTAGTGCTGGGACGATTCAGAGGCCGGTATCTCCGGCATGCGGGCGCCGAGCATGTCATGGCCTTCGCGCCGACCCGGTCGGGCAAAGGTGTTGGGTTGGTGATCCCTACCCTTCTGTCCTGGACAGGCAATGCGATCATTCATGACATCAAGGGAGAGAACTGGGCGCTGACGTCGAAATGGCGGTCGGACTTCTCTCGATGCGTTCGGTTCGATCCGACAGACTTGTCGAGTTCACGCTTCAATCCCTTGCTGGAAGTGCGGCTCGGGGCACATGAGGTCCGCGACGCGCAGAATGTGGCGGACATTCTGGTCGATCCTGATGGCTCTCTGGAGCGGCGTAGCCATTGGGACAAGACGGCGCATTCACTGCTCGTTGGTGCCATCCTGCACGTTCTATATGCCGAAGATGACAAATCGTTAGCGGGCGTGGCGACGCTGCTGTCTGATCCAGCCCGGCCGATCGATGATACGCTGGAGCGCATGCTTGAGGCGAACCATTTGGGAAGCCGCAACCGGCCATTGACGCATCCCGTTGTGGCGGAGGCGGCACGTGAACTTCTGAACAAGTCGGAGAACGAAAAGTCATCGGTCGTGTCGACGGCCATTTCGTTCCTGGGGCTCTACCGCGATCCGGTTGTCCAGCGGGCGACCTCCGGTTCGGATTGGCGAATCGAGGATTTGTTTCGCGGCGAAAGTCCTGCGTCGTTGTATCTGGTGGTTCCGCCGTCTGATCTCTCGCGGACCAAGCCGTTGATGCGGTTGATCCTCAATCAGATTGCCCGGCGGCTTTGCGAAGAGCTGCCGGATGGAAAAGACCGCCGGCAGACCCTGTTGATGCTAGACGAATTCCCTGCGCTTGGACGTCTGGACTTCTTCGAGAGTTCGCTCGCCTTCATGGCCGGTTATGGGATCCGCGCCTTCCTCATTGCTCAGTCTCTGAACCAGGTCGAGAAGGCCTATGGGCAGAACAATTCAATCCTCGACAATTGCCATGTCCGGATCGCGTTCGCGACGAATGACGAGCGCACTGCCAAGCGTATTTCAGACATGCTCGGCACCACGACAGAGCAGCGAAACCAGAAGAATTATACCGGGCACCGGCTCGCGCCCTGGCTCAGTCATGTCATGGTCTCGCAACAGGAAACCCAACGCCCGCTTCTGACGCCCGGCGAAGTAATGCAGATGCCGGCCGATGACGCGCTGATCTTCCTGGCGAGCCATCCGCCGATCCGGGCGAAGAAGCTCCGTTACTATGAAGATCGTAACTTCACTGAGCGGGTCGGTGCGTTGCCGGTCAACTCAGCGGGTGCAGACGCAATGCGGTTCGGTGGATATCATCGATCTGGACCATCCCCCTCAGACGGTAATTCCGGCGGGCTGGCGCGAGCGGTGGGACCGGACATCGGCGATGAGGATGAGATCTCGCAGGATATTGCGAATGAGGAAGAGCACGCACCTCAGCAGCGTGGCGGCATTCAGGACCAGATCGCGCGCTACTACCTTCAAGTCCAGGAAAATGGCGGACGGGAGCTTTAG
- a CDS encoding DUF433 domain-containing protein produces MTTTSDLTVKETAQLAGVTANVVEKALETKVLKAKEKKARRRGGATRFLPVNAVIYLAAIKAAKLTDLPVKYKKALWAQLKTLEVGTLKPVEFAPMAILKVDELVSEPYAKALRYVNARDAHIVSNPEILGGTPVIANTRITVYSVLARLEDGEGLDEIAGDYPSVPREAFEAAAIYAKANPMMGRPKRPWHAAA; encoded by the coding sequence ATGACGACGACATCGGACTTGACGGTAAAGGAAACAGCACAGCTGGCAGGTGTTACGGCGAATGTCGTAGAAAAGGCACTTGAGACGAAAGTGCTGAAAGCCAAGGAAAAAAAGGCAAGACGACGGGGTGGAGCAACGCGTTTTCTCCCGGTCAATGCAGTGATCTATCTCGCCGCCATCAAGGCGGCAAAGCTGACGGATTTGCCGGTGAAGTATAAGAAAGCGCTTTGGGCTCAATTAAAGACGCTCGAAGTCGGTACATTGAAGCCCGTGGAGTTTGCTCCAATGGCTATTTTGAAGGTGGATGAACTTGTGAGCGAACCATATGCGAAAGCGCTGCGATACGTGAACGCTAGGGACGCACATATTGTCTCCAACCCGGAGATTCTGGGTGGGACGCCGGTGATCGCGAATACGCGGATCACTGTCTATTCCGTATTGGCGCGGCTTGAAGATGGCGAAGGCCTTGATGAGATTGCAGGTGACTATCCCAGCGTCCCGCGAGAGGCCTTCGAAGCCGCTGCTATCTACGCCAAGGCCAACCCAATGATGGGCCGCCCCAAACGGCCCTGGCATGCGGCCGCATAA
- a CDS encoding DUF5615 family PIN-like protein yields MELFIDECLSPSLAAELNATGFHVAQHPRDFGGLGDPDHVVLRRCVDNNLVIVTQNARDFRALVATEEIHPGLIILPVAGKARSKELVEQAIAFLHTLGDPMMVMINSVLEITSNGSMRLYDLPVDD; encoded by the coding sequence GTGGAACTCTTCATTGACGAGTGCCTGTCGCCTTCATTGGCGGCAGAATTGAATGCGACAGGATTTCATGTCGCACAACATCCGAGGGACTTCGGAGGGCTCGGCGATCCTGACCATGTTGTGCTTCGAAGGTGCGTCGACAATAATCTGGTCATTGTCACCCAGAATGCCCGGGATTTCAGAGCGCTTGTTGCGACCGAGGAGATTCATCCCGGCCTCATTATCCTTCCTGTGGCAGGTAAAGCCCGCTCGAAGGAACTGGTCGAGCAAGCAATCGCTTTTCTGCACACGCTTGGTGATCCGATGATGGTGATGATCAATTCAGTACTTGAGATCACATCGAACGGATCGATGAGGCTGTATGATCTGCCTGTGGACGACTAA
- a CDS encoding NACHT domain-containing protein → MTVEGAIGSAGLGWTAGKLLDALSTPLKNVLSEIELNRAITSALERSEDRLKSELAAEDWKIVSETIQQHQPLVFTVALETLHRRTAGTGMQPLREALSARIARDTGLSESLAARLAGILDDELWSKPPLSQHRQALAIYLQEAKLDLLVGELVPDRRLSAVLDRVRLASRQDRAKRLDRVHQSGPIIPRRLERVREDGAETLLMPDVAALFAPQWVASIVDLAGAGKSTTLFLLADAIETASENTAVIVLPMAEVALKSDVFEAIAKRDAFMEHKVTYADLAALARAGDLVILFDGWNELPPADRKTVRDAISHFHQDYEHAPLCFATRPSWFPLPVPPKAQFDLDRLSYADREHFVREVAGESGVTALRYAQQRPALRRVLGTPFFLSIFARLPWSDSDRDIPQTAAALIGAFVDEEFARMLQRTGAPAERIEVLRELLEALANEMVETNRLDLSWSRVSEIIEPFRKRSGVAAFGADTQTILEEISLQSFVHVDEDSGARTLAFDHQMLRDWFASSRVAFEIEACSADGNTPCKAIGALGNQRSWEGALEIAVEQMSQDGPASPGLQRFLMEMCGVDVAFAGKLIGVLGNEAWQSISGAITSFVDEWAEETDPEALFDFMISTGRADFSERIWKDLEQNDDHRRRGGLTGRRPFNPAILGTGWRDRFRTLPEETRRSVIHDLCYMGGEVGLRSGLELALGEPKSDALGFVLDELHYRRRSELARELFEKFSDDHWSRWALDSRVSALAAEKARDIYEPALIRQIRADDPSHALRAKLTWCAMTGEPLTQEDIKAGLDLDEKDKENRHWFASRFREIAPDLLSDVMLRRYFDGNRIYRPEDYVRDLSERDEQRLLRLLGEQEEDVHNTAGLTRLLKAGSLRQLIRRAFDLRNQMQGLSRQEAAPLWREIVRIRDYLARADHDTLIRVLINTSARSGGEASILFDFVLWWKGDSYPEQGGLKPTGLQQLALGLQARRWCRAVLDDPNRSREWLADGARAVARIGRLQDLSLLKELLDTELNQHQAEQAEFLRLPPARRRRSTAQMYYDNLMRQAFYELRSPETCNILLDYFGDERFEISAAIALRPYAPFRTADIVDKGRVLGGPSNELLRRRRRAWIERPETQQCHPVAARLLDRVAEIDVQSEGGWSRIRQLATSAAWMDCGPRIREIWDVIERNPEPGKASELLEALSHTGHPLKAAWITRGLDAAEDRYFSQKWRPDNDFYILRPWLEMLSRCDDPMELVRRIEKYPESVKRWRVRDYVGGVIADDKDVEMDTVEALAAQGSDEEGTYARVNALFRIGSDRALETLLEDAMNGRHGRHLHFFGHGPNALSEYLAKKPERFVALVDDLLTRSDGDARLTRLSSIVDGLDSPVLFEIAMERAVKSGEDAWKRLVAKMLPDQCILREPIGQSGYELTQKPLAALRQRIFHLSRTSDGEFWREQLARIDAIIGEYGGSPDDPRHPDLASGVPHPATGENLWYGPASDHSPSAPAS, encoded by the coding sequence ATGACGGTGGAAGGTGCAATCGGATCAGCGGGGCTCGGATGGACGGCCGGCAAACTCCTCGATGCATTGTCTACGCCGCTCAAGAACGTCCTTTCCGAAATTGAACTCAATCGCGCAATCACATCTGCGCTCGAACGCTCTGAAGATCGGCTGAAATCAGAGCTTGCAGCCGAGGACTGGAAGATCGTCAGCGAGACGATCCAGCAGCATCAACCGCTTGTGTTCACGGTCGCGCTGGAAACGCTTCATCGGCGGACCGCTGGGACCGGGATGCAGCCATTGAGAGAGGCGCTGTCCGCCCGGATAGCGCGAGATACAGGCTTATCCGAGTCCTTGGCGGCTCGCCTGGCGGGTATTCTCGACGACGAGCTTTGGAGCAAACCGCCACTGTCGCAACATAGGCAGGCGCTCGCCATTTACCTCCAGGAAGCAAAACTGGATTTGCTTGTTGGCGAGCTGGTGCCCGACCGACGCCTGTCCGCTGTACTCGATCGCGTTCGCCTAGCGTCACGCCAAGATCGCGCCAAACGGCTAGATCGCGTTCACCAATCCGGCCCTATTATCCCGCGGCGACTCGAACGTGTTCGCGAAGACGGCGCCGAGACACTTCTGATGCCGGACGTTGCTGCACTCTTTGCGCCACAATGGGTTGCCTCCATCGTTGATCTCGCCGGCGCCGGCAAGTCGACAACACTGTTCCTTCTGGCAGACGCAATTGAGACCGCTTCTGAGAACACGGCTGTGATCGTTTTGCCGATGGCAGAAGTTGCGCTCAAATCTGACGTATTCGAGGCAATCGCAAAACGCGATGCGTTCATGGAACACAAGGTAACATATGCTGATCTCGCTGCGCTGGCGCGGGCAGGTGACTTGGTCATCCTGTTCGATGGATGGAATGAGCTGCCGCCTGCTGATCGTAAGACAGTCCGGGATGCGATCAGCCACTTTCATCAGGATTATGAACATGCGCCGCTTTGCTTTGCGACGCGCCCGTCCTGGTTCCCGCTCCCCGTTCCGCCAAAGGCGCAATTCGATCTCGATCGCCTGTCCTACGCTGACCGGGAGCATTTTGTTCGAGAGGTTGCGGGCGAGTCAGGCGTTACGGCGCTACGGTATGCTCAGCAGAGACCGGCGCTGCGGCGCGTGCTCGGAACGCCCTTCTTTCTCAGCATATTCGCCCGCCTGCCGTGGAGTGATTCCGACAGGGACATTCCACAAACGGCGGCAGCCCTTATTGGAGCCTTCGTTGATGAAGAGTTTGCGAGGATGCTGCAACGTACCGGCGCGCCTGCTGAACGCATAGAAGTTCTTCGCGAACTGCTGGAAGCACTTGCCAACGAAATGGTCGAAACAAATCGCCTAGATCTGTCATGGTCACGGGTCAGCGAAATCATCGAGCCCTTCAGGAAGCGATCTGGCGTAGCGGCGTTTGGGGCAGACACCCAAACGATACTGGAGGAAATAAGCCTCCAGTCCTTTGTTCATGTCGACGAAGATAGTGGTGCAAGAACACTCGCTTTCGATCATCAGATGCTCAGAGACTGGTTCGCATCATCCCGGGTTGCCTTTGAAATCGAGGCCTGTTCCGCGGATGGCAATACGCCGTGCAAGGCAATCGGTGCGCTGGGAAATCAGCGATCATGGGAGGGCGCACTTGAAATCGCCGTTGAACAAATGTCTCAGGACGGCCCGGCTTCTCCTGGATTGCAGAGGTTCCTGATGGAGATGTGCGGCGTCGATGTCGCCTTCGCCGGCAAACTGATTGGCGTGCTTGGAAATGAAGCCTGGCAGAGCATTTCTGGCGCGATCACATCCTTTGTCGACGAATGGGCCGAGGAAACCGATCCTGAAGCCTTATTTGACTTCATGATCAGCACAGGACGGGCGGATTTTTCGGAACGGATCTGGAAGGATCTCGAACAGAATGACGATCACCGCCGCCGCGGCGGCTTGACGGGCAGGCGTCCCTTCAATCCGGCGATCCTCGGAACTGGCTGGAGGGACCGGTTTAGGACGCTTCCGGAAGAAACCCGTAGAAGTGTTATCCACGATCTTTGCTATATGGGAGGCGAGGTGGGCCTCAGAAGTGGCCTTGAGCTTGCGCTCGGCGAGCCGAAATCGGATGCCCTTGGCTTCGTTCTGGACGAACTTCATTATCGCCGCCGAAGTGAGTTGGCCCGCGAGCTCTTCGAAAAATTCTCCGACGATCATTGGAGTCGTTGGGCGCTCGACTCCCGGGTCAGCGCTTTGGCTGCCGAAAAAGCCCGGGATATCTACGAGCCAGCTCTTATTCGGCAGATTAGAGCGGACGACCCATCGCATGCCCTAAGAGCAAAACTGACCTGGTGTGCGATGACCGGAGAACCTCTCACTCAGGAGGATATCAAGGCCGGCCTCGATCTAGATGAAAAGGACAAGGAAAATCGGCACTGGTTCGCGTCCCGGTTCAGGGAAATCGCGCCCGACCTCCTTTCGGATGTAATGTTGCGCCGGTACTTCGACGGCAACCGCATCTACCGGCCCGAAGACTATGTCCGGGACTTGTCAGAGCGTGACGAGCAGCGGCTCCTGCGCCTTCTCGGCGAACAAGAAGAGGATGTCCACAATACAGCGGGGCTAACCCGACTGCTGAAGGCGGGAAGCTTGCGGCAGCTGATCAGGCGCGCGTTCGACCTGCGAAATCAGATGCAGGGACTGTCCCGGCAAGAAGCTGCGCCTTTGTGGCGGGAGATTGTGCGGATACGAGACTATCTCGCACGGGCTGATCACGACACGCTCATCCGCGTACTTATCAATACCAGCGCCCGGTCAGGGGGCGAGGCATCGATCCTGTTCGATTTTGTCTTGTGGTGGAAGGGTGATTCGTATCCGGAGCAAGGTGGTCTTAAGCCCACAGGTCTTCAGCAGCTTGCACTTGGTCTTCAAGCGCGCCGATGGTGCCGCGCCGTGTTGGACGACCCGAACCGGTCCCGGGAATGGCTCGCAGACGGTGCTCGGGCGGTTGCTAGAATTGGCAGACTGCAGGATCTGTCTTTGTTGAAAGAGCTTCTCGATACCGAGCTTAATCAGCACCAAGCCGAGCAGGCGGAGTTCCTCCGTCTTCCGCCAGCGCGAAGAAGACGCAGCACCGCTCAAATGTATTACGACAATCTCATGAGGCAGGCCTTCTACGAGCTTCGGTCACCGGAGACGTGCAACATTTTGTTGGACTATTTTGGCGATGAGCGCTTTGAGATCTCCGCAGCCATTGCACTTCGTCCTTATGCGCCGTTCAGGACTGCGGACATTGTCGATAAGGGCAGAGTACTTGGGGGCCCCAGCAATGAGCTTCTCAGGCGACGGCGGCGAGCCTGGATCGAACGCCCGGAAACGCAGCAATGTCACCCCGTCGCGGCAAGGCTGCTCGACCGAGTTGCCGAGATTGATGTGCAATCCGAAGGGGGATGGTCGCGCATTCGTCAGCTGGCGACGTCTGCAGCCTGGATGGATTGCGGGCCGAGGATTCGGGAAATCTGGGACGTGATCGAGCGGAATCCTGAGCCTGGAAAGGCCTCGGAATTACTGGAGGCGCTATCTCACACCGGGCATCCGCTCAAAGCCGCGTGGATCACCCGCGGCCTCGACGCCGCTGAAGATAGGTATTTTTCTCAAAAGTGGCGACCAGACAACGACTTCTACATATTGCGGCCGTGGCTTGAGATGCTGAGCCGCTGCGACGATCCGATGGAACTCGTGCGCCGGATCGAAAAATACCCTGAATCTGTCAAACGCTGGCGCGTACGCGATTATGTCGGCGGCGTCATTGCCGATGATAAAGATGTCGAGATGGATACGGTCGAAGCTCTTGCAGCGCAAGGTTCGGATGAGGAGGGCACCTATGCAAGAGTGAACGCTCTTTTTCGCATCGGTTCTGATCGTGCGCTTGAAACCCTTCTCGAAGACGCGATGAACGGTCGACATGGCCGGCATCTCCATTTTTTTGGGCACGGGCCCAATGCGCTTTCCGAGTATCTCGCCAAGAAGCCTGAGCGGTTCGTGGCACTTGTCGACGATCTGCTCACCCGGTCTGACGGTGACGCGCGCCTTACCCGGCTTTCCAGCATTGTCGATGGGCTGGACTCTCCCGTACTTTTCGAGATCGCCATGGAACGCGCAGTGAAATCAGGAGAGGATGCGTGGAAGCGTCTCGTTGCCAAGATGCTCCCGGATCAATGCATACTGCGCGAACCGATCGGACAATCGGGCTATGAGCTCACCCAGAAGCCTCTGGCCGCGCTCCGTCAGCGGATCTTTCATTTGTCGCGCACAAGTGATGGTGAGTTCTGGCGAGAGCAATTGGCGCGGATTGACGCCATCATTGGCGAATATGGCGGAAGTCCCGATGATCCACGACATCCCGATCTGGCCAGCGGTGTGCCGCATCCAGCGACGGGTGAAAATTTGTGGTACGGGCCTGCGTCAGATCACAGTCCCTCCGCGCCGGCGAGTTAG